In Rhodamnia argentea isolate NSW1041297 chromosome 11, ASM2092103v1, whole genome shotgun sequence, one genomic interval encodes:
- the LOC115757475 gene encoding photosystem I assembly factor PSA3, chloroplastic isoform X1 — protein sequence MVVVTSTRTLYPCTSLCKPISPSLLYLRQICGNPRRANGTRAIGPRGVWPIKSYMENRDSISGFANKVIGSLPVVGLVARIFSDEGGVGGDIIDFAEFRRRVGKKSSIVDSRAFYEFQDRRGRAGDPLYVLLCCWLAAVGAGLLKSEDILGGVARLRLSNDIEFEEQNFIALMNEARERRAKLNTSTPSIPMEIRMEKALEAIYVCCFGKDLIEKEDERLLQTMLGVVFPSVKQSQIQMMISDLAKKVAEGGNEVTFLEAKPLPKEAAELQMKDLQFLRQNSET from the exons TCTACCTCCGCCAAATCTGCGGGAACCCGAGAAGAGCGAACGGGACCAGAGCGATTGGCCCTCGTGGGGTCTGGCCGATTAAGTCTTACATGGAGAACCGGGACTCCATATCCGGTTTCGCCAACAAGGTCATCGGTTCTTTGCCCGTCGTTGGGCTCGTAGCGCGGATTTTCAGCGACGAAGGGGGAGTCGGTGGGGACATCATCGATTTCGCAGAGTTCAGGAGGCGGGTCGGGAAGAAGTCCAGCATTGTTGATTCCCGAGCTTTCTACGAGTTTCAAGATCGTCGCGGCCGG GCAGGGGATCCCCTGTATGTTCTGCTTTGCTGTTGGTTAGCAGCTGTCGGAGCTGGTCTTCTCAAATCGGAGGATATTTTGGGAGGCGTGGCCAGGCTGCGGCTTTCAAACGATATCGAATTCGAAGAACAGAACTTCATCGCCTTGATGAACGAGGCGAGAGAG AGAAGAGCAAAGCTAAACACGTCAACCCCAAGCATCCCCATGGAGATTCGCATGGAGAAGGCGCTGGAGGCCATTTATGTCTGTTGCTTTGGTAAGGATCTAATTGAGAAGGAAGATGAGCGACTTCTGCAAACCATGCTCGGCGTTGTCTTCCCGTCGGTCAAGCAGTCTCAGATACAAATGATGATCAGCGACTTGGCTAAAAAGGTTGCCGAAGGAGGCAATGAAGTTACGTTTCTGGAGGCGAAGCCCTTACCTAAAGAGGCTGCAGAGCTccaaatgaaggacctccaatTTCTCAGACAGAACAGCGAGACTTGA